Proteins encoded in a region of the Cydia pomonella isolate Wapato2018A chromosome 3, ilCydPomo1, whole genome shotgun sequence genome:
- the LOC133516210 gene encoding uncharacterized protein LOC133516210 — MKKLFVTIYFCVLFYRLVTAPDPIGPIRAFIQTNLVGLPVIHNRQTWDFDPDVALRRRRQFLELHGDKGESLIERLGLGIDGYEDERLLKQRLRDEGHLGGLNYFLP, encoded by the exons ATGAAGAAATTGTTT GTAACAATATATTTCTGCGTGCTATTTTACCGATTGGTCACTGCTCCGGACCCTATCGGTCCCATCAGAGCCTTCATCCAGACGAACCTGGTCGGTTTGCCGGTTATCCACAACCGACAGACGTGGGACTTTGACCCCGACGTGGCGCTGAGGCGACGACGCCAGTTTTTGGAGCTGCATGGCGACAAAGGCGAAAGCTTGATAGAACGTTTGGGGCTAGGCATAGACGGGTATGAAGACGAGCGGCTGCTGAAGCAGAGGCTAAGAGATGAGGGACATTTAGGGGGCTTGAATTACTTTTTACCTtga